One genomic region from Lynx canadensis isolate LIC74 chromosome E1, mLynCan4.pri.v2, whole genome shotgun sequence encodes:
- the ITGB4 gene encoding integrin beta-4 isoform X4 has product MAGLRPSPWTRLLLAALLSVSFPGQMANRCKKAQVKSCTECIRVDRNCAYCTDEMFKERRCNTQAELLAAGCRQESVVVMESSFEITEETQIDTTLQRSQVSPQRLRVRLRPGGEQHFQLLVFEPSESPVDLYILMDFSNSMSDDLDNLKQMGEKLAEVLRKLTNDYTIGFGKFVDKVSVPQTDMRPEKLKEPWPNSDPPFSFKNVISLTEDLAEFRNKLLKERISGNLDAPEGGFDAILQAAVCTRDIGWRPDSTHLLVFSTESAFHYEADGANVLAGIMSRNDEACHLDASGTYTQYRTQDYPSVPTLVRLLAKHNIIPIFAVTNYSYSYYERLRTYFPVSSLGVLQEDSSNIVDLLQEAFQRIRSDLDIRALESPRGLRTEVTSEMFEKTNTGSFHIQRGKVGTYQVQLRALEELDGTHVCQLGEEDQRGNIHLKPSFSDGLRMDVGIICDVCPCELQKEVRSAHCGYHGDFMCGHCVCNEGWSGNTCSCPTGSLSDIKPCLREGEDKPCSGRGECQCSHCVCYGEGRYEGPFCEYDNFQCPRASGFLCNDRGRCSMGQCVCEPGWTGLSCDCPLSNATCIDSNGGICNGRGYCECGRCHCNQQSLYTDTICEINYSAIRLGLCEDLRSCVQCQAWGTGEKKGRMCEGCNFKIKMVDELKKGGEVLEHCSFRDEDDDCTYSYTVEGDGTPGPNSTVLVHRKKDCPPGSFWWLIPLLIFLLLLLALLLLLCWKYCACCKACLALLPCCNRGHMVGFKEDHYMLRENLMASDHLDTPMLRSGNLKGRDMVRWKITNNVQRPGFATHASSTNPMELVPYGLSLRLARLCTENLLKPDTRECDQLRQEVEENLNEVYRQITGAHKLQQTKFRQQPNAGKKQDHTIVDTVLMAPRAAKQALLKLTEKQVEQGAFHELKVAPGYYTLTADQDARGMVEFQEGVELVDVRVPLFIRPEDDDEKQLLVEAIDVPMGTATLGRRLVNITIIKEQASGIVSFEKPEYLVSGGEQVARIPIVRRILDNGKSQVSYRTQDNTAQGNRDYIPAEGDLLFQPGETWKELQVKLLEPREIDSLLRGRQTRRFHIQLSNPKFGARLGQPHSATVVIGDRDELDRNFTSPTLSSFPPHPGDLGAPQNPNAKAAGSRKIHFNWLPPPGKPTGYRVKYWIQGDSESEAHLLDSKVPSVELTNLYPYCDYEMKVCAYGAQGEGPYSSLVSCRTQQEVPSEPGRLAFNVVSSTVTQLSWAEPAETNGEITAYEVCYGLVNEDNRPIGPMKKVLVDTPKRRTLLIENLRESQPYRYTVKARNGAGWGPEREAIINLATQPKRPMSIPIIPDIPIVDAQCGEDYESFLMYSDEVLRSPAGSQRPSVSDDTEHLVVNGRMDVAFPGSSNSLNRMTVANTAYGTHLSPHLPHRVLSTSSTLTRDYHSLTRTEHSHSHSATLPRDYSTLTSVSSHSSRLAAGVPNTPTRLVFSALGPTSLKVSWQEPQCEQALQGYSVEYQLLNGGELHRLNIPSPSQTSVVVEDLLPNHSYVFRVRAQSQEGWGPEREGVITIESQVHPQSPLCPLPGSTFTLSTPSAPGPLVFTALSPDSLQLSWERPRRPDGDILGYLVTCEMAHGGEPATTFLVDGDSPESRLTVPGLSENVPYKFKVQAKTTQGYGPEREGIITIESQDGGPFPQLGSHPGLFQHQLPGEYSSITTTHTSTTEPFFLDGLTLGSQRLEAGGSLTRHVTQEFVSRTLTTSGTLSTQVDQQFFQT; this is encoded by the exons atggcAGGGCTGCGTCCCAGCCCATGGACCAGGCTGCTGCTGGCAGCCCTACTGAGTGTCAGCTTCCCCGGGCAAATGG cgAACCGCTGCAAGAAAGCCCAGGTGAAGAGCTGCACCGAGTGCATCCGCGTGGACAGGAACTGTGCCTACTGCACCGATGAG ATGTTCAAGGAGCGGCGCTGCAACACCCAGGCCGAGCTGCTGGCTGCGGGGTGCCGGCAGGAGAGCGTGGTGGTCATGGAGAGCAGCTTCGAGATCACAGAG GAGACCCAGATCGACACCACCCTGCAGCGCAGCCAGGTGTCGCCCCAGAGGCTGCGGGTCCGGCTTCGGCCAGGCGGGGAGCAGCACTTTCAGCTGCTTGTGTTCGAGCCCAGCGAGAGCCCTGTGGACCTGTACATCCTCATGGACTTCTCTAACTCCATGTCTGACGATCTGGACAACCTCAAGCAGATGGGGGAGAAGCTGG CTGAGGTCCTGAGGAAGCTCACCAACGACTACACTATTGGATTTGGCAAGTTTGTGGACAAAGTCAGCGTCCCTCAGACGGACATGAGGCCCGAGAA GCTGAAGGAGCCATGGCCCAACAGtgaccctcccttctccttcaagAACGTCATCAGCCTGACGGAAGACTTGGCTGAGTTCAGGAACAAACTGCTAAAAGAGCGGATCTCGGGCAACCTGGACGCTCCTGAAGGAGGTTTTGATGCCATCCTGCAGGCGGCCGTGTGCACG AGGGACATCGGCTGGCGCCCCGACAGCACCCACCTGCTGGTGTTCTCCACGGAGTCTGCTTTCCACTATGAGGCTGACGGTGCTAATGTGCTGGCCGGCATCATGAGCCGCAATGACGAGGCATGCCACCTGGATGCCTCGGGTACCTATACCCAGTACAGGACGCAGGACTACCCGTCAGTGCCCACCCTGGTGCGCCTGCTTGCCAAACACAACATTATCCCCATCTTCGCCGTCACCAACTACTCCTACAGCTATTACGAG AGGCTGCGGACGTACTTCCCGGTCTCCTCGCTGGGGGTGCTTCAGGAGGACTCCTCCAACATCGTGGACCTGCTGCAGGAAGCCTTTCAA CGCATTCGCTCCGACCTGGACATCCGGGCCCTGGAAAGCCCCCGGGGCCTGCGGACAGAGGTCACCTCCGAGATGTTCGAAAAGACGAATACTGGGTCCTTTCACATCCAGCGGGGGAAAGTG GGCACCTACCAGGTGCAGCTGCGGGCTCTGGAAGAGCTGGATGGGACCCACGTGTGCCAGCTGGGAGAAGAGGACCAGAGGGGCAACATCCATCTCAAGCCCTCCTTCTCGGATGGCCTCAGGATGGATGTGGGCATCATCTGTGATGTGTGCCCCTGTGAGCTG CAAAAAGAAGTGCGTTCAGCTCACTGCGGCTACCACGGAGACTTCATGTGTGGACACTGTGTGTGCAATGAGGGCTG GAGCGGCAACACGTGCAGCTGCCCCACCGGCTCACTGAGTGACATAAAGCCCTGTCTTCGCGAGGGCGAGGACAAGCCGTGCTCTGGGCGTGGCGAGTGCCAGTGCAGCCACTGCGTGTGCTACGGTGAAGGCCGCTATGAGGGTCCGTTTTGCGAGTATGACAACTTCCAGTGCCCCCGTGCCTCTGGGTTCCTCTGCAATG aCCGGGGACGCTGTTCCATGggccagtgtgtgtgtgagcctggCTGGACAGGCTTGAGCTGTGACTGCCCTCTCAGCAATGCCACCTGCATTGACAGCAACGGG GGCATCTGTAATGGCCGTGGCTACTGCGAGTGTGGCCGTTGCCACTGCAACCAGCAGTCGCTCTACACGGACACCATCTGTGAGATCAACTACTCGGCG aTCCGCCTGGGCCTCTGTGAGGACCTGCGCTCCTGTGTCCAGTGCCAAGCCTGGGGCACCGGGGAGAAGAAGGGGCGCATGTGTGAGGGGTGCAACTTCAAGATCAAGATGGTGGACGAGCTTAAGAAAG GAGGCGAGGTGCTGGAGCACTGCTCCTTCCGGGATGAGGACGATGACTGCACGTACAGCTACACAGTGGAGGGTGACGGCACCCCTGGGCCCAACAGCACTGTCCTGGTGCACAGGAAGAAGG ACTGCCCGCCCGGCTCCTTCTGGTGGCTCATCCCTCTGCTCatcttcctcctgctgctgctggcaCTGCTGCTGTTGCTCTGCTGGAAATACTGTGCCTGCTGCAAG GCTTGCCTGGCACTTCTCCCTTGTTGCAACCGAG GGCACATGGTGGGCTTCAAGGAAGACCACTACATGTTGCGGGAGAACCTGATGGCCTCAGACCACCTGGACACGCCCATGCTACGCAGTGGGAACCTCAAGGGACGTGACATGGTCCGATGGAAGATCACCAACAACGTGCAGCGGCCTGGCTTTGCCACCCATGCCTCCAGCACCAACCCCATGGAGCTGG TGCCCTATGGGCTGTCCCTGCGCCTCGCCCGCCTTTGCACTGAGAACCTGCTGAAGCCTGACACTCGAGAGTGTGACCAGCTGCgccaggaggtggaggagaat CTGAATGAGGTGTACAGACAGATCACAGGTGCACACAAGCTCCAGCAGACTAAATTCCG GCAGCAGCCCAACGCCGGGAAAAA gcaggacCACACCATTGTGGATACGGTGTTGATGGCGCCTCGCGCGGCCAAGCAGGCCCTGCTGAAGCTGACGGAGAAGCAGGTGGAACAGGGGGCCTTCCATGAGCTCAAGGTGGCCCCCGGCTACTACACCCTCACTGCAGACCAAG ATGCCCGGGGGATGGTGGAGTTCCAGGAGGGCGTGGAGCTGGTGGACGTGCGGGTGCCCCTCTTCATCCGGCCTGAGGACGATGATGAGAAGCAGCTGCTGGTGGAAGCCATCGATGTGCCCATGGGCACTGCCACCCTCGGTCGCCGCCTGGtaaacatcaccatcatcaagGAGCAAG CCAGCGGGATAGTGTCATTTGAGAAGCCTGAGTACTTGGTCAGCGGCGGAGAGCAAGTGGCCCGCATTCCCATCGTCCGGCGCATCCTGGACAACGGCAAGTCCCAAGTCTCCTACCGCACACAGGATAACACCGCACAGGGCAACCGG gaCTACATCCCTGCAGAGGGGGATCTGCTATTCCAACCTGGGGAGACCTGGAAGGAGCTGCAGGTGAAGCTCCTGGAACCGCGGGAGATAGACTCCCTCCTGCGGGGCCGCCAGACCCGCCGCTTCCACATTCAACTCAGCAACCCCAAGTTTGGGGCCCGCCTGGGCCAGCCCCACTCAGCCACCGTCGTCATTGGAGACCGAG ATGAACTGGACCGGAACTTCACAAGCCCGACGCTGTCATCATTTCCACCTCACCCTGGTGACCTGGGTGCCCCACAGAACCCCAATGCCAAGGCCGCCGGGTCCCGAAAGATCCACTTCAACTGGCTGCCCCCTCCGGGCAAGCCAACGGGGTACAGG GTGAAGTACTGGATCCAGGGTGACTCGGAGTCCGAGGCCCACCTGCTCGACAGCAAGGTGCCCTCGGTGGAGCTCACGAACCTGTACCCATACTGCGACTATGAGATGAAGGTGTGCGCCTACGGGGCACAGGGCGAGGGTCCCTACAGCTCCCTGGTGTCCTGCCGCACCCAACAGGAAG TACCCAGTGAGCCGGGGCGTCTGGCCTTCAATGTCGTCTCCTCCACGGTGACccagctgagctgggctgagccaGCTGAGACCAACGGAGAGATCACGGCCTACGAGGTCTGCTACGGCTTGGTCAACGAGGACAACC gaCCCATCGGGCCCATGAAGAAGGTGCTGGTGGACACTCCTAAGAGGCGGACGCTGCTCATTGAGAACCTGCGGGAGTCCCAGCCATACCGCTACACAGTGAAGGCGCGCAACGGGGCAGGCTGGGGGCCCGAGCGGGAGGCCATCATCAACCTGGCCACCCAGCCCAAGCGGCCCATGTcca TCCCCATCATCCCGGACATCCCCATCGTGGACGCCCAGTGCGGGGAAGACTACGAGAGCTTCCTCATGTACAGCGACGAAGTACTGCGCTCCCCGGCTGGCAGCCAGAGGCCTAGCGTCTCCGACGACACCG AGCACCTGGTGGTGAACGGGCGGATGGACGTAGCCTTCCCAGGCAGCTCCAACTCTCTGAACAGGATGACCGTGGCCAACACCGCTTACGGCACCCACCTGAGCCCACACCTGCCCCACCGGGTGCTGAGCACATCTTCCACCCTCACGCGGGACTACCACTCGCTGACCCGCACGGAacactcccactcccactctgccACGCTGCCCAGGGACTACTCCACCCTCACCTCCGTGTCCTCCCACA GCTCCCGCTTGGCTGCAGGTGTGCCCAACACACCCACCCGCCTGGTGTTCTCGGCTCTGGGCCCCACGTCTCTGAAAGTGAGCTGGCAGGAGCCACAGTGTGAGCAGGCACTACAGGGCTACAGTGTGGAGTACCAGCTGCTGAACGGGG GGGAGCTGCATCGGCTCAACATCCCTAGCCCCAGCCAGACTTCGGTGGTGGTGGAAGACCTTCTGCCCAACCATTCCTATGTGTTCCGTGTGCGGGCCCAGAGTCAGGAAGGCTGGGGCCCAGAGCGTGAGGGTGTCATCACCATTGAGTCGCAGGTGCACCCCCAGAGCCCACTCTGCCCCCTGCCAG GCTCCACCTTCACTTTGAGCACACCCAGTGCCCCGGGCCCGCTGGTGTTTACTGCCCTGAGCCCAGACTCGCTGCAGTTGAGCTGGGAACGGCCACGCAGGCCCGATGGGGATATCCTCGGCTACCTGGTGACCTGTGAGATGGCCCATGGAGGAG AGCCAGCCACCACGTTCCTGGTGGATGGCGACAGCCCGGAGAGCCGGCTGACAGTGCCGGGCCTCAGTGAGAACGTGCCCTACAAGTTCAAGGTGCAGGCCAAGACCACCCAAGGCTATGGGCCGGAGCGTGAGGGTATCATCACCATCGAGTCCCAGGACGGAG GCCCTTTCCCTCAACTGGGCAGCCACCCTGGGCTCTTCCAGCACCAGCTGCCAGGCGAGTACAGcagcatcaccaccacccacACCAGCACAACCGAGCCTTTCTTCCTGG ATGGACTGACCCTGGGGTCCCAACGCCTGGAAGCAGGTGGCTCCCTCACCCGCCATGTGACCCAGGAGTTCGTGAGCCGGACACTGACCACCAGTGGAACCCTCAGTACCCAGGTGGACCAACAGTTCTTCCAGacctga
- the ITGB4 gene encoding integrin beta-4 isoform X2, producing the protein MAGLRPSPWTRLLLAALLSVSFPGQMANRCKKAQVKSCTECIRVDRNCAYCTDEMFKERRCNTQAELLAAGCRQESVVVMESSFEITEETQIDTTLQRSQVSPQRLRVRLRPGGEQHFQLLVFEPSESPVDLYILMDFSNSMSDDLDNLKQMGEKLAEVLRKLTNDYTIGFGKFVDKVSVPQTDMRPEKLKEPWPNSDPPFSFKNVISLTEDLAEFRNKLLKERISGNLDAPEGGFDAILQAAVCTRDIGWRPDSTHLLVFSTESAFHYEADGANVLAGIMSRNDEACHLDASGTYTQYRTQDYPSVPTLVRLLAKHNIIPIFAVTNYSYSYYERLRTYFPVSSLGVLQEDSSNIVDLLQEAFQRIRSDLDIRALESPRGLRTEVTSEMFEKTNTGSFHIQRGKVGTYQVQLRALEELDGTHVCQLGEEDQRGNIHLKPSFSDGLRMDVGIICDVCPCELQKEVRSAHCGYHGDFMCGHCVCNEGWSGNTCSCPTGSLSDIKPCLREGEDKPCSGRGECQCSHCVCYGEGRYEGPFCEYDNFQCPRASGFLCNDRGRCSMGQCVCEPGWTGLSCDCPLSNATCIDSNGGICNGRGYCECGRCHCNQQSLYTDTICEINYSAIRLGLCEDLRSCVQCQAWGTGEKKGRMCEGCNFKIKMVDELKKGGEVLEHCSFRDEDDDCTYSYTVEGDGTPGPNSTVLVHRKKDCPPGSFWWLIPLLIFLLLLLALLLLLCWKYCACCKACLALLPCCNRGHMVGFKEDHYMLRENLMASDHLDTPMLRSGNLKGRDMVRWKITNNVQRPGFATHASSTNPMELVPYGLSLRLARLCTENLLKPDTRECDQLRQEVEENLNEVYRQITGAHKLQQTKFRQQPNAGKKQDHTIVDTVLMAPRAAKQALLKLTEKQVEQGAFHELKVAPGYYTLTADQDARGMVEFQEGVELVDVRVPLFIRPEDDDEKQLLVEAIDVPMGTATLGRRLVNITIIKEQASGIVSFEKPEYLVSGGEQVARIPIVRRILDNGKSQVSYRTQDNTAQGNRDYIPAEGDLLFQPGETWKELQVKLLEPREIDSLLRGRQTRRFHIQLSNPKFGARLGQPHSATVVIGDRDELDRNFTSPTLSSFPPHPGDLGAPQNPNAKAAGSRKIHFNWLPPPGKPTGYRVKYWIQGDSESEAHLLDSKVPSVELTNLYPYCDYEMKVCAYGAQGEGPYSSLVSCRTQQEVPSEPGRLAFNVVSSTVTQLSWAEPAETNGEITAYEVCYGLVNEDNRPIGPMKKVLVDTPKRRTLLIENLRESQPYRYTVKARNGAGWGPEREAIINLATQPKRPMSIPIIPDIPIVDAQCGEDYESFLMYSDEVLRSPAGSQRPSVSDDTEHLVVNGRMDVAFPGSSNSLNRMTVANTAYGTHLSPHLPHRVLSTSSTLTRDYHSLTRTEHSHSHSATLPRDYSTLTSVSSHSLPPIWEEGRSRLPLSWALGSLSRAQMKGFPPSGDSRDTIILAGQPAAPFRGPGSRLAAGVPNTPTRLVFSALGPTSLKVSWQEPQCEQALQGYSVEYQLLNGGELHRLNIPSPSQTSVVVEDLLPNHSYVFRVRAQSQEGWGPEREGVITIESQVHPQSPLCPLPGSTFTLSTPSAPGPLVFTALSPDSLQLSWERPRRPDGDILGYLVTCEMAHGGEPATTFLVDGDSPESRLTVPGLSENVPYKFKVQAKTTQGYGPEREGIITIESQDGGPFPQLGSHPGLFQHQLPGEYSSITTTHTSTTEPFFLDGLTLGSQRLEAGGSLTRHVTQEFVSRTLTTSGTLSTQVDQQFFQT; encoded by the exons atggcAGGGCTGCGTCCCAGCCCATGGACCAGGCTGCTGCTGGCAGCCCTACTGAGTGTCAGCTTCCCCGGGCAAATGG cgAACCGCTGCAAGAAAGCCCAGGTGAAGAGCTGCACCGAGTGCATCCGCGTGGACAGGAACTGTGCCTACTGCACCGATGAG ATGTTCAAGGAGCGGCGCTGCAACACCCAGGCCGAGCTGCTGGCTGCGGGGTGCCGGCAGGAGAGCGTGGTGGTCATGGAGAGCAGCTTCGAGATCACAGAG GAGACCCAGATCGACACCACCCTGCAGCGCAGCCAGGTGTCGCCCCAGAGGCTGCGGGTCCGGCTTCGGCCAGGCGGGGAGCAGCACTTTCAGCTGCTTGTGTTCGAGCCCAGCGAGAGCCCTGTGGACCTGTACATCCTCATGGACTTCTCTAACTCCATGTCTGACGATCTGGACAACCTCAAGCAGATGGGGGAGAAGCTGG CTGAGGTCCTGAGGAAGCTCACCAACGACTACACTATTGGATTTGGCAAGTTTGTGGACAAAGTCAGCGTCCCTCAGACGGACATGAGGCCCGAGAA GCTGAAGGAGCCATGGCCCAACAGtgaccctcccttctccttcaagAACGTCATCAGCCTGACGGAAGACTTGGCTGAGTTCAGGAACAAACTGCTAAAAGAGCGGATCTCGGGCAACCTGGACGCTCCTGAAGGAGGTTTTGATGCCATCCTGCAGGCGGCCGTGTGCACG AGGGACATCGGCTGGCGCCCCGACAGCACCCACCTGCTGGTGTTCTCCACGGAGTCTGCTTTCCACTATGAGGCTGACGGTGCTAATGTGCTGGCCGGCATCATGAGCCGCAATGACGAGGCATGCCACCTGGATGCCTCGGGTACCTATACCCAGTACAGGACGCAGGACTACCCGTCAGTGCCCACCCTGGTGCGCCTGCTTGCCAAACACAACATTATCCCCATCTTCGCCGTCACCAACTACTCCTACAGCTATTACGAG AGGCTGCGGACGTACTTCCCGGTCTCCTCGCTGGGGGTGCTTCAGGAGGACTCCTCCAACATCGTGGACCTGCTGCAGGAAGCCTTTCAA CGCATTCGCTCCGACCTGGACATCCGGGCCCTGGAAAGCCCCCGGGGCCTGCGGACAGAGGTCACCTCCGAGATGTTCGAAAAGACGAATACTGGGTCCTTTCACATCCAGCGGGGGAAAGTG GGCACCTACCAGGTGCAGCTGCGGGCTCTGGAAGAGCTGGATGGGACCCACGTGTGCCAGCTGGGAGAAGAGGACCAGAGGGGCAACATCCATCTCAAGCCCTCCTTCTCGGATGGCCTCAGGATGGATGTGGGCATCATCTGTGATGTGTGCCCCTGTGAGCTG CAAAAAGAAGTGCGTTCAGCTCACTGCGGCTACCACGGAGACTTCATGTGTGGACACTGTGTGTGCAATGAGGGCTG GAGCGGCAACACGTGCAGCTGCCCCACCGGCTCACTGAGTGACATAAAGCCCTGTCTTCGCGAGGGCGAGGACAAGCCGTGCTCTGGGCGTGGCGAGTGCCAGTGCAGCCACTGCGTGTGCTACGGTGAAGGCCGCTATGAGGGTCCGTTTTGCGAGTATGACAACTTCCAGTGCCCCCGTGCCTCTGGGTTCCTCTGCAATG aCCGGGGACGCTGTTCCATGggccagtgtgtgtgtgagcctggCTGGACAGGCTTGAGCTGTGACTGCCCTCTCAGCAATGCCACCTGCATTGACAGCAACGGG GGCATCTGTAATGGCCGTGGCTACTGCGAGTGTGGCCGTTGCCACTGCAACCAGCAGTCGCTCTACACGGACACCATCTGTGAGATCAACTACTCGGCG aTCCGCCTGGGCCTCTGTGAGGACCTGCGCTCCTGTGTCCAGTGCCAAGCCTGGGGCACCGGGGAGAAGAAGGGGCGCATGTGTGAGGGGTGCAACTTCAAGATCAAGATGGTGGACGAGCTTAAGAAAG GAGGCGAGGTGCTGGAGCACTGCTCCTTCCGGGATGAGGACGATGACTGCACGTACAGCTACACAGTGGAGGGTGACGGCACCCCTGGGCCCAACAGCACTGTCCTGGTGCACAGGAAGAAGG ACTGCCCGCCCGGCTCCTTCTGGTGGCTCATCCCTCTGCTCatcttcctcctgctgctgctggcaCTGCTGCTGTTGCTCTGCTGGAAATACTGTGCCTGCTGCAAG GCTTGCCTGGCACTTCTCCCTTGTTGCAACCGAG GGCACATGGTGGGCTTCAAGGAAGACCACTACATGTTGCGGGAGAACCTGATGGCCTCAGACCACCTGGACACGCCCATGCTACGCAGTGGGAACCTCAAGGGACGTGACATGGTCCGATGGAAGATCACCAACAACGTGCAGCGGCCTGGCTTTGCCACCCATGCCTCCAGCACCAACCCCATGGAGCTGG TGCCCTATGGGCTGTCCCTGCGCCTCGCCCGCCTTTGCACTGAGAACCTGCTGAAGCCTGACACTCGAGAGTGTGACCAGCTGCgccaggaggtggaggagaat CTGAATGAGGTGTACAGACAGATCACAGGTGCACACAAGCTCCAGCAGACTAAATTCCG GCAGCAGCCCAACGCCGGGAAAAA gcaggacCACACCATTGTGGATACGGTGTTGATGGCGCCTCGCGCGGCCAAGCAGGCCCTGCTGAAGCTGACGGAGAAGCAGGTGGAACAGGGGGCCTTCCATGAGCTCAAGGTGGCCCCCGGCTACTACACCCTCACTGCAGACCAAG ATGCCCGGGGGATGGTGGAGTTCCAGGAGGGCGTGGAGCTGGTGGACGTGCGGGTGCCCCTCTTCATCCGGCCTGAGGACGATGATGAGAAGCAGCTGCTGGTGGAAGCCATCGATGTGCCCATGGGCACTGCCACCCTCGGTCGCCGCCTGGtaaacatcaccatcatcaagGAGCAAG CCAGCGGGATAGTGTCATTTGAGAAGCCTGAGTACTTGGTCAGCGGCGGAGAGCAAGTGGCCCGCATTCCCATCGTCCGGCGCATCCTGGACAACGGCAAGTCCCAAGTCTCCTACCGCACACAGGATAACACCGCACAGGGCAACCGG gaCTACATCCCTGCAGAGGGGGATCTGCTATTCCAACCTGGGGAGACCTGGAAGGAGCTGCAGGTGAAGCTCCTGGAACCGCGGGAGATAGACTCCCTCCTGCGGGGCCGCCAGACCCGCCGCTTCCACATTCAACTCAGCAACCCCAAGTTTGGGGCCCGCCTGGGCCAGCCCCACTCAGCCACCGTCGTCATTGGAGACCGAG ATGAACTGGACCGGAACTTCACAAGCCCGACGCTGTCATCATTTCCACCTCACCCTGGTGACCTGGGTGCCCCACAGAACCCCAATGCCAAGGCCGCCGGGTCCCGAAAGATCCACTTCAACTGGCTGCCCCCTCCGGGCAAGCCAACGGGGTACAGG GTGAAGTACTGGATCCAGGGTGACTCGGAGTCCGAGGCCCACCTGCTCGACAGCAAGGTGCCCTCGGTGGAGCTCACGAACCTGTACCCATACTGCGACTATGAGATGAAGGTGTGCGCCTACGGGGCACAGGGCGAGGGTCCCTACAGCTCCCTGGTGTCCTGCCGCACCCAACAGGAAG TACCCAGTGAGCCGGGGCGTCTGGCCTTCAATGTCGTCTCCTCCACGGTGACccagctgagctgggctgagccaGCTGAGACCAACGGAGAGATCACGGCCTACGAGGTCTGCTACGGCTTGGTCAACGAGGACAACC gaCCCATCGGGCCCATGAAGAAGGTGCTGGTGGACACTCCTAAGAGGCGGACGCTGCTCATTGAGAACCTGCGGGAGTCCCAGCCATACCGCTACACAGTGAAGGCGCGCAACGGGGCAGGCTGGGGGCCCGAGCGGGAGGCCATCATCAACCTGGCCACCCAGCCCAAGCGGCCCATGTcca TCCCCATCATCCCGGACATCCCCATCGTGGACGCCCAGTGCGGGGAAGACTACGAGAGCTTCCTCATGTACAGCGACGAAGTACTGCGCTCCCCGGCTGGCAGCCAGAGGCCTAGCGTCTCCGACGACACCG AGCACCTGGTGGTGAACGGGCGGATGGACGTAGCCTTCCCAGGCAGCTCCAACTCTCTGAACAGGATGACCGTGGCCAACACCGCTTACGGCACCCACCTGAGCCCACACCTGCCCCACCGGGTGCTGAGCACATCTTCCACCCTCACGCGGGACTACCACTCGCTGACCCGCACGGAacactcccactcccactctgccACGCTGCCCAGGGACTACTCCACCCTCACCTCCGTGTCCTCCCACA GCCTCCCTCCCAtctgggaagaggggaggagcaggctTCCGCTGTCCTGGGCCCTCGGGTCCCTGAGTCGGGCTCAGATGAAAGGGTTCCCTCCCTCTGGGGACTCCCGAGACACTATAATCCTGGCTGGGCAGCCAGCGGCGCCCTTTCGGGGCCCAG GCTCCCGCTTGGCTGCAGGTGTGCCCAACACACCCACCCGCCTGGTGTTCTCGGCTCTGGGCCCCACGTCTCTGAAAGTGAGCTGGCAGGAGCCACAGTGTGAGCAGGCACTACAGGGCTACAGTGTGGAGTACCAGCTGCTGAACGGGG GGGAGCTGCATCGGCTCAACATCCCTAGCCCCAGCCAGACTTCGGTGGTGGTGGAAGACCTTCTGCCCAACCATTCCTATGTGTTCCGTGTGCGGGCCCAGAGTCAGGAAGGCTGGGGCCCAGAGCGTGAGGGTGTCATCACCATTGAGTCGCAGGTGCACCCCCAGAGCCCACTCTGCCCCCTGCCAG GCTCCACCTTCACTTTGAGCACACCCAGTGCCCCGGGCCCGCTGGTGTTTACTGCCCTGAGCCCAGACTCGCTGCAGTTGAGCTGGGAACGGCCACGCAGGCCCGATGGGGATATCCTCGGCTACCTGGTGACCTGTGAGATGGCCCATGGAGGAG AGCCAGCCACCACGTTCCTGGTGGATGGCGACAGCCCGGAGAGCCGGCTGACAGTGCCGGGCCTCAGTGAGAACGTGCCCTACAAGTTCAAGGTGCAGGCCAAGACCACCCAAGGCTATGGGCCGGAGCGTGAGGGTATCATCACCATCGAGTCCCAGGACGGAG GCCCTTTCCCTCAACTGGGCAGCCACCCTGGGCTCTTCCAGCACCAGCTGCCAGGCGAGTACAGcagcatcaccaccacccacACCAGCACAACCGAGCCTTTCTTCCTGG ATGGACTGACCCTGGGGTCCCAACGCCTGGAAGCAGGTGGCTCCCTCACCCGCCATGTGACCCAGGAGTTCGTGAGCCGGACACTGACCACCAGTGGAACCCTCAGTACCCAGGTGGACCAACAGTTCTTCCAGacctga